The following are from one region of the Denitrobacterium detoxificans genome:
- a CDS encoding ABC transporter substrate-binding protein/permease: MTCRTMRAILVSLFAVVALAFAIAPALAYADEATPVYQTLDELSGKRIAYVNGSVYNQAVQGRIDGTTEEFYPSLAECVAAVEAGKADAAVQLSYCCQLAVNRRPGTVTLLPDPVVSVSEGFFFPRGSALTSQFNDVIKRFSEDGTLKELEEKWVAADDSGKTLPEQDWDAPNGTLKFATSGVIEPFSYVGQGGQPKGYDVELALLIARELGYHLEVTTIPMDSIFAAVDTGKADFGGTLTNTPERAAVCDFSEPVMPTTISVIVKSEESAESAGLFGGIATSFQRTFIEEDRWMLVLSGLGVTILISVFSGVLGLLLGYATVLARRSGVRWVGKLVDGYQALMGRIPIVVVLMLFYYVVFGSVDVAGELVAVIAFTLAFGATAGATMWTAVKGIDVIQEETGLALGYTRREVFSKIVFPQARQQFTPQLMGQFVNLVKDTAIVGYISVTDLTRASDLIRARTMDAFFPLITTAVIYFLFCMLLAYVLRKITARLDVTKRPREIQGVDER, from the coding sequence ATGACATGTAGGACGATGAGGGCCATTCTGGTTTCGTTGTTCGCGGTGGTGGCGCTTGCGTTCGCGATTGCTCCAGCGCTTGCATATGCAGACGAGGCAACTCCTGTGTATCAGACGCTCGACGAGTTGTCGGGCAAGCGCATTGCCTATGTGAATGGCAGCGTGTACAACCAGGCCGTTCAGGGCCGCATCGACGGCACTACTGAGGAATTCTATCCGTCGCTTGCCGAATGCGTTGCTGCCGTGGAGGCAGGCAAGGCCGATGCGGCGGTTCAACTTTCGTATTGCTGCCAGCTTGCCGTGAACAGGCGCCCGGGTACGGTGACGCTGCTGCCCGATCCGGTCGTCTCTGTGTCCGAAGGGTTCTTCTTCCCGCGAGGCTCGGCTCTTACCAGCCAGTTCAACGACGTCATCAAGCGCTTTTCCGAAGATGGGACTCTGAAGGAGCTTGAGGAGAAGTGGGTCGCGGCAGACGATTCGGGCAAGACCCTGCCCGAACAGGACTGGGACGCGCCTAACGGCACGCTGAAGTTTGCGACTTCGGGCGTTATTGAACCCTTCTCATACGTTGGCCAAGGCGGGCAACCCAAGGGCTACGACGTTGAGTTGGCCCTGCTCATCGCTCGTGAGCTTGGCTACCATTTGGAAGTGACCACCATTCCTATGGATTCCATCTTCGCTGCAGTGGACACGGGCAAGGCCGATTTCGGCGGCACCCTCACGAACACGCCCGAACGCGCCGCCGTATGCGACTTCAGCGAACCCGTCATGCCCACCACCATTTCGGTCATCGTGAAGTCCGAAGAGTCGGCTGAATCCGCGGGGCTCTTCGGCGGAATCGCGACTTCTTTCCAGCGGACCTTCATCGAGGAGGACCGCTGGATGCTCGTCCTCTCTGGCCTGGGCGTTACCATTCTCATTAGCGTGTTCTCCGGCGTGCTTGGCTTGCTGTTGGGGTACGCCACCGTGCTGGCGCGACGCAGCGGGGTGCGCTGGGTTGGCAAGCTCGTGGATGGCTACCAAGCGCTCATGGGCCGAATCCCCATCGTGGTGGTGCTCATGCTGTTCTACTACGTGGTGTTCGGCTCCGTAGACGTTGCGGGCGAGCTCGTGGCGGTTATTGCGTTTACCCTGGCGTTCGGAGCCACCGCAGGTGCAACTATGTGGACGGCCGTGAAGGGCATCGACGTCATTCAAGAGGAAACGGGACTTGCGCTGGGCTACACCCGCCGGGAAGTGTTTTCCAAGATCGTCTTCCCGCAAGCTCGTCAGCAGTTCACGCCGCAGCTTATGGGGCAGTTCGTGAACTTGGTTAAGGACACTGCGATTGTGGGCTATATCTCGGTAACCGACCTTACGCGTGCGAGCGACCTCATTCGTGCCCGTACGATGGATGCGTTCTTCCCGCTCATCACGACGGCGGTTATCTACTTTCTGTTCTGCATGCTTCTGGCTTACGTGCTGCGCAAGATTACCGCGAGGCTCGATGTCACGAAACGCCCTCGCGAGATCCAAGGAGTCGATGAGAGATGA
- a CDS encoding amino acid ABC transporter ATP-binding protein, translating to MSLIEIKHLRKEYGDVVPLKDVNATVDEGEVISIIGPSGTGKSTLIRCLNRLETPTSGQIIVDGIDMCAPDVNLPMMRQKMGMVFQNYALFNHKLVIENLMMAPMDLLGMSKQEAYDQALDLLKMVGLRDKALSWPHELSGGQRQRVAIARGLAMNPKILLFDEPTSALDPQMVSEVLSVITRLAERGLTMLVVTHEMRFARDASTRVFYMDQGELWESGTPKQIFENPQRRRTRDFVFRVRNWNWEIHSIDYDYAAMMSSFEDFCARQFLGHRIMYACKLVLEESTSSILIPLAKEYGLVDPRIAYELSVGEGGEQADLRVDVGELAACGVSDEELNAVADDISKRILESAISRYYVDESGAPHYVIG from the coding sequence ATGAGCCTCATAGAGATAAAGCATTTGCGCAAGGAATATGGCGACGTCGTGCCCCTGAAGGACGTAAACGCTACCGTGGACGAGGGCGAGGTCATCTCCATCATCGGGCCTTCGGGTACGGGCAAGTCGACCCTCATTCGATGTCTCAACCGCTTGGAGACGCCTACCTCGGGTCAGATCATTGTCGATGGCATTGACATGTGCGCGCCCGACGTAAACCTGCCCATGATGCGCCAGAAGATGGGCATGGTGTTTCAGAACTACGCCCTGTTTAATCATAAGCTCGTCATCGAGAACCTGATGATGGCGCCCATGGACCTGCTTGGCATGTCCAAGCAGGAGGCCTACGACCAGGCGCTCGACCTGCTGAAGATGGTTGGATTGAGGGATAAGGCGCTCAGCTGGCCGCATGAGCTTTCCGGGGGGCAACGCCAGCGTGTGGCCATCGCACGCGGCTTGGCCATGAATCCCAAGATTCTCCTGTTCGACGAGCCCACGAGTGCTTTGGACCCGCAGATGGTATCCGAGGTTCTCTCCGTTATCACCCGGCTTGCCGAGCGGGGGCTTACGATGCTCGTGGTCACGCATGAGATGCGCTTCGCTCGCGACGCAAGTACTCGCGTCTTCTACATGGACCAAGGTGAGCTTTGGGAATCGGGTACGCCGAAGCAGATCTTCGAGAACCCTCAGCGACGCAGAACGCGCGACTTCGTTTTCCGCGTGCGCAATTGGAATTGGGAAATTCACAGCATCGACTACGACTACGCCGCCATGATGTCGTCATTCGAGGACTTCTGCGCGCGTCAGTTCCTGGGGCATCGCATTATGTATGCATGCAAGCTCGTGCTAGAGGAATCCACTTCAAGCATCCTTATTCCATTGGCGAAAGAGTATGGACTCGTCGATCCACGCATCGCCTACGAGCTTTCCGTAGGGGAGGGTGGCGAGCAAGCGGACTTGCGCGTTGACGTGGGTGAGCTTGCCGCTTGCGGTGTCAGCGACGAAGAGCTTAATGCGGTTGCCGACGATATTTCGAAGCGTATTTTGGAGAGCGCGATCTCGCGTTACTACGTGGACGAGTCCGGAGCGCCTCATTACGTAATTGGCTAG
- a CDS encoding DUF523 domain-containing protein, whose protein sequence is MTSNDLPPLLVSACLMGEPCRYDGKDYPCPAVRKLANTRTLIPICPEVMAGLPTPRACAELQPSGRVVDADDIDRTAAFEAGAAEAVRIAREHGCTQAILKSKSPSCGKGLIYDGTFSGTLVPGMGKAAQALIDAGIEVLSENDCADLQS, encoded by the coding sequence ATGACGAGCAACGACCTACCGCCCCTACTCGTAAGCGCATGCCTGATGGGCGAACCGTGTCGCTACGACGGCAAGGACTACCCTTGCCCCGCCGTACGAAAGCTAGCCAACACGCGCACTCTCATCCCCATCTGCCCCGAAGTCATGGCGGGCCTACCCACGCCACGCGCATGCGCCGAACTGCAACCCAGCGGTCGCGTCGTAGACGCAGACGACATCGACAGAACCGCAGCCTTCGAAGCAGGTGCGGCTGAAGCGGTACGCATAGCGCGCGAACACGGCTGCACGCAAGCCATCCTGAAGAGTAAGAGCCCCTCGTGCGGTAAGGGACTCATCTACGATGGCACGTTTTCTGGCACACTCGTACCCGGAATGGGCAAGGCAGCTCAAGCACTCATAGACGCAGGCATAGAGGTCCTTTCGGAAAACGACTGCGCCGATCTTCAAAGTTAG
- a CDS encoding MFS transporter: protein MSEKTVNKSTDTGKQSAKEANLATGGHALPSDWLPRIALIWGGYAVSAFAGNAASYSGIWYVTETTGSPSVLAFMYVLAFLPMGLLSPFGGVIADKYNRKAIIIACDAILAASGLAIAAWIALAGPSVMAIGLFCAAFGITAGFRGPAFNATMPLLVPERHLMRINGMDSLLGSISMIAAPALGILLYTSFGLQASILLGGIGATVAVITMFLAKLPKHLKHEKAGAWQSLKEGASALAVQPGLLILTVAVALGMLAYGPIDSLLPLMVSSHFGGDGFAASLLAAVFGTGMLVGALVLMAINPQHKLARIIIVAAFIVGAGAFVSGFIPSDGYWWFLTCMGALAIACAWFNAPLMTLLQKGIPEEKLGRVMGLFTAMTGLAIPIGTALGGGIAEATSTPVFFSIDGLFIIAIAMVIALSKSVRNLD from the coding sequence ATGAGCGAAAAGACCGTCAACAAAAGCACCGACACCGGCAAGCAATCGGCAAAGGAAGCCAACCTGGCAACAGGCGGACATGCATTGCCGAGCGATTGGCTGCCGCGCATCGCCCTCATTTGGGGAGGGTATGCCGTTTCTGCTTTTGCCGGCAACGCCGCAAGCTATTCGGGCATCTGGTACGTTACCGAAACCACGGGCTCACCCTCCGTTCTGGCTTTCATGTACGTACTGGCCTTCCTACCCATGGGCCTGCTCTCGCCCTTCGGTGGCGTGATAGCCGACAAGTACAACCGCAAGGCTATCATCATTGCCTGCGACGCCATTCTCGCGGCAAGCGGCCTGGCTATCGCGGCATGGATCGCCCTTGCAGGACCCAGCGTAATGGCCATCGGCCTGTTCTGCGCGGCATTCGGCATCACTGCAGGTTTCCGAGGCCCCGCATTCAATGCGACCATGCCTCTGCTCGTACCCGAACGCCACCTCATGCGCATCAATGGCATGGACTCGCTCCTGGGCAGCATCTCGATGATCGCAGCACCTGCGCTGGGCATTCTGCTATACACGTCATTCGGCTTGCAGGCTTCCATCCTACTGGGCGGCATCGGCGCAACGGTCGCCGTCATTACGATGTTCCTGGCAAAACTTCCCAAGCATCTGAAGCATGAAAAAGCAGGCGCATGGCAGAGCCTGAAGGAAGGCGCCTCGGCACTAGCCGTGCAACCCGGCCTGCTCATCCTCACGGTTGCCGTGGCGCTGGGCATGCTTGCATACGGCCCCATCGATTCGCTCCTTCCGCTTATGGTTTCCAGCCACTTTGGGGGCGACGGTTTTGCAGCTTCCCTGCTCGCAGCCGTATTCGGCACGGGTATGCTCGTAGGCGCGCTCGTACTCATGGCAATCAACCCGCAACACAAGCTCGCGCGCATCATCATTGTCGCTGCATTCATTGTGGGCGCAGGCGCATTTGTCTCGGGATTCATCCCCAGCGATGGCTACTGGTGGTTCCTCACCTGCATGGGAGCGCTTGCCATTGCGTGCGCTTGGTTCAATGCCCCGCTCATGACGCTACTTCAGAAGGGCATTCCCGAAGAAAAACTCGGCCGCGTCATGGGCCTGTTCACCGCCATGACCGGGCTGGCCATTCCCATTGGCACGGCACTGGGCGGCGGCATCGCGGAAGCCACGAGCACGCCCGTCTTCTTCTCGATTGACGGATTGTTTATCATCGCAATTGCAATGGTTATCGCACTTTCGAAGAGCGTTCGGAACCTGGATTAG
- a CDS encoding type II toxin-antitoxin system RelB/DinJ family antitoxin, which translates to MDATLNVRMSTTLKERGDKVLRQNGISTSMAVRALWQELASTRELPAFLREASSNAQEVASRKRALESLAGIAQGSLTNCTDDELDALGMARYE; encoded by the coding sequence ATGGACGCAACATTGAACGTTCGTATGAGCACGACGCTTAAAGAGCGTGGTGATAAGGTTCTTCGCCAGAATGGCATTAGTACGTCCATGGCAGTTCGCGCGCTGTGGCAGGAATTGGCTTCTACGCGCGAGCTACCTGCGTTTTTACGCGAAGCCTCTTCCAATGCCCAGGAGGTCGCTTCGAGGAAACGGGCTCTCGAATCGCTGGCAGGCATCGCTCAGGGGTCGTTGACGAATTGCACCGACGACGAGCTCGATGCGTTGGGGATGGCCCGCTATGAGTAG
- a CDS encoding PIN domain-containing protein: protein MSRVLIDTNIWVDIVLNRPNHVAESKCAVMACFDQGDEVLVPATSLKDIFYFAAKSAGADAGYAAVGLVLEIATIVQVDELVCRNALSLERPDYEDGIVSACALAEQASAIVTRDAASFNDLPIPKYSPAEFLAVRGYEPVSV from the coding sequence ATGAGTAGGGTCCTCATCGATACGAATATCTGGGTTGATATCGTGCTGAATCGCCCGAATCACGTTGCGGAATCGAAATGCGCCGTCATGGCTTGCTTCGATCAGGGCGATGAGGTGCTGGTTCCCGCTACGTCACTCAAGGACATCTTCTATTTTGCGGCAAAATCGGCGGGCGCCGATGCGGGCTATGCGGCTGTTGGGTTGGTTTTGGAAATAGCCACGATTGTCCAAGTTGACGAATTGGTCTGCAGGAATGCCCTTTCGCTGGAACGTCCCGATTACGAAGATGGCATAGTCTCCGCGTGCGCGCTTGCCGAGCAGGCGAGCGCCATCGTTACGCGTGATGCCGCTTCTTTCAACGACCTTCCCATCCCCAAATACTCCCCAGCGGAATTCCTGGCAGTGCGGGGGTATGAACCGGTATCGGTGTAG